GCCCGAGGAGCCGTTGATCAAAAGGTTGGGCACCCGCGTCGGCAGCACGTCGGGAATGCGTTCGGTGCCGTCGTAGTTGTCGACCCAGTCGACGGTGTCCTTTTCCAGGTCGGCCAAAAGCTCGTGGGAGAGCCTGGCCATGCGCACCTCGGTGTAGCGCATGGCGGCGGCGTTGTCGCCGTCGATGGAGCCGAAGTTGCCCTGGCCGTCCACCAGCACGTGACGCATGGAGAAGTCCTGGGCCATGCGCACGATGGTGTCGTAGACCGCGCTGTCGCCGTGGGGGTGGTACTTACCGATGACATCGCCGACCACGCGTGCCGATTTCTTGTACGGTTTGTTCCAGTCGTTACCCAGCTCGTGCATGGCAAACAGCACGCGGCGATGCACGGGCTTGAGCCCGTCGCGCACGTCGGGCAGCGCGCGGCCGATGATAACGCTCATGGCATAGTCGAGGTACGACTGCTTGAGCTCTTCTTCTATGTTGACGGGCAGAATGTCTTTGGCGGTGTCACCCATGAAAGTCAGATCCTTTGCACTGCATTGGCACTGCGTAGAGTGGTAAGCGCGAACACCGGACAACGGCGCGCAAATATCGCGCTATCATACCATTGCCGGCGCCTCATGGGCAGCCGCTTGCGCCGCTCCTGCAGCGCGGCTACTCGTCTTCGGCGACAAACGCCTCCGGCGGCACGACCAGGGCGTTGAGGGTGTCGCGCACCGCCCCCTCGATGGCGGCGGCCCGGCCGGCGGCCAGGTCCAGCAGCACGAAGGTCAGATCCGCCCGGGCCACCAGGGCACCGTCGCCCCGGCGCACAAGGCGGTGGTGGCACTTGGCGCTGCGCTCGCCCACGCTGACAATGCCGGTGAGCACGTCAAGATCGTCGCCGAGCACCGCCGCGGCGCGGTAGTCGACGTTGAGGTTGACCACGGCAAAGCCCAGGCCGTTGTCGTGCAGCCCGGCAATGAGCTGCGGGTGGAGGTCGAAAAACGCCCAGCGGCCCTCTTCCATGAACTCCAGATAGCGGGCGTTGTTGACGTGGCCGTAGCCGTCCAGGTGGTACCCGCGTACCCGCAGGCAGGTACGCGACAGCAAATCGCTCATGGCGAAGCCTCCTTGTTGAATCGGGTGCCGGCATGGCGCCGGCGAGGGTGGCAATGCCCGGCCATGCTGGCAGGACGCAGACGCTTTCGCCATAATGTGCGCTTTTCTCCTCCGCAGTTCTCACAAGGACGGGCGACATGTGGTTTAAAAACCTGCTGCTCTACCGCCTGCACGGCGCCCCCGAGATTGACCACGCCACCTTTGACCAGGTGCTCGATGACCACGCCGCCGTGGCGCTGGGCAGCGCCGACGCTCGGCGGCTGGGCTGGACGCCGCCGGCCGGCCGCGCCGGCAACGGCCAGTACGTCCACGAAGCCCAGGGCCATCGGCTGCTCTCGGCGCTGCGCCAGGAGCGCCTGCTGCCGGCGGCGGTGGTCCGCGAGGAAGTCGAGGAGCGCGTGGCCGATATCGAGCAGACTGAAGGCCGCCGCGTCACGCGCAAGGAAAAGACCGCGCTCAAGGAAGAGATCACCGAGGCGCTTTTGCCCCAGGCCTTCGTCCGCCGGCAGAAGATCGACCTCTGGTGGGACACCCGCCGGGGGCTTTTGGGCATCAACGCCGCCTCCCGGGCCCGGGCCGACGAGATTCTCGACCTGCTGCGCGAAACCCTGGGCAGCCTGAAAGTCACCCCGCTCACCGCGCAGACGCTGCCCATCCGCGCCATGACCGAGTGGCTCGGCGATCCGGGCAGCCGCCCGGCGGACATGGTGCTGGGCGACCAGGTGGAGCTCAAGGCCAAGGGCGACGACGGCGTGCTGCGCGCCCGCCAGGTCGACCTCGACGGCGACGACATCCAGCAGCTTTTGGAAAGCGGCCGCCAGGCCAGCAAGCTGGCGCTTTCCATCGAGGGCCGGCTGCAGTTCGTGCTCACCGACGAGCTGGCGCTGAAGTCCCTGCGCTTCGGCGACGCCCTGATCGAGGAGGCCGACCACGCCGACGACGGCGACGACGCCCTGGCCCGGCTGGAGACCGACTTCATCCTCATGGCCCAGGCGCTTGCCGAGGATGCGGAACGCCTGCTGGAATGGCTGGGCGGCGAAGCCCGGACCGGCGACGCCGTCTGACACCGCCCGCCGCCCACGCTCTGGCTGCCCCATTTGCACTGCCGACGGAACGGACCCCATGACAGACCACAACGCAAGCCCCCCCGCCGCTTCCGACCCCTGGGCGGACATTCGCCCCTACGCCGACGCCGAGGTCGAAGACGTACTCAGGCGCCTGGCCCACGACAACGAGCTGCTCAACGCGCTGACCCAGTTTCGCCTGCCGCGCCTGGCCCGCCTCGCCCCGCCGCTGGCGCGGCTGCTGGCCAGCCGAGCGGTCAAGCGCGAGGTGCAAGGGGTACGCGACGTGCGCGCCTTTCAGCAGCGCATCGCCGGCTACATGGACCGCATGATCCGCCAAAGCACCGACGCCTTCGACGTTACGGGGCTTGACCGGCTCGACCCGGAGACGGCCTATCTGTTCATCGGCAACCACCGGGATATTTCGCTGGACCCGGCGTTCGTCAACTACGCGCTCTACCGCGCCGAGCGCAACACCGTGCGCATCGCCATCGGCGACAACCTGCTGAAAAAGCCCTACGTCACCGACCTGATGCGTCTCAACAAGAGCTTCATCGTGCCGCGCAGCGCCCGGGGCAAGCGCGCCATGCTCGCCGCCTACCAGAATCTGTCGGAGTACATCCGCCATTCGATCACCGTGGACAACCACTCGATTTGGATGGCCCAGCGCGAAGGCCGGGCGAAGAACGGCATCGACCTCACGGGGCCGGCGATCATCAAGATGCTGACCATGGCCCGGCGCCGGGCGGACAAGGACGCCGGCACCGGCGAGGCGATCAAGGAGCTGCGCATCGTACCGGTATCGATCAGCTACGAGCTCGACCCCTGCGACGTGCAGAAGGCCCAGGAGCTTTTTGATCTGGATACCCGGGGCGGCTACGACAAGACCGAATTCGAGGACATCCAGTCCATCGTCGCCGGCATTACCGGCGACAAGGGCCGGGTGCAGCTGCACTTCGGCACGCCGCTGGGCGCCGACGCCGGCACCGCCGAGGAGGTGGCCGCCGAGATCGACCGCCAGGTCATCGGCGGCTACCGGCTTTTCCCCACCCATTACCTGGCCCTGGAGGCGCTGGGGGACGCGCCGGAGCTGGTATCGCACCGGGCGATCACCGCCAGGGATCGCGAGCGCTTCGACAAGCGCCTGGCCACGGTGCCCGAGGCCCTGCGCCCCTACTGGCTGGCCCAGTACGCCAACCCGGTCAAACACAAGGCCGGCCGGCTGGCGCTGTGAGCCCCGGGTGAAAAAATGCTAAGGTCCGCAGGAACGGCGCCGCCCGCCCGGCCGCGTCCTCAAGCGTACACAGGAGAGCCTTTATGTCCGCTTCAGAAATTCAGAAAACGCGCATCATCAACGAGCTGCAGGGGTTTATCCGCAAGCTGTTGCAGGACCCCAGGATTCTCGAGCAGTCGCTGGCCGTGGCTCGCCGGGAGCTCGACAACGGCGGCAGCGCCGACAGCATGGTGCGCATAGCCAACGAGATCACCGACACCACGAGCATTCACATTCCGGAAGATCCCGAGGAGCACTCCGAGGCCGACAAGCTGTTTCTCGCGCTCTTGCGCGAGGTGATTCTCGAGGAGCAGGCGCTGTACTGAGCCGACCCCGGCACGCGCTCTTTTTTATCCAAGCCCGCATACCCCAAGCCCGACGTTAACGGAAGCCTCATTCCCCATGCCTAACACCGCCACGCGCAAGATCCTGGTCACCAGCGCGCTCCCCTATGCCAATGGCGCCATCCATCTGGGCCATCTGCTCGAGTACATCCAGACCGACATCTGGGTGCGCTTCCAGAAAAGCCGCGGCCAGCAGTGCCACTACGTCTGCGCCGACGACGCCCACGGCACCGCCATCATGCTGCGCGCCGAGCAGGAAGGCATTTCCCCGGAGGCGCTGATCGAGCGCGTCTCCCAAGAGCACCAGGAAGACTTTGCCCGGTTCGGCGTGGCGTTTGACAACTACTACACCACCCACTCGGCAGAAAACCGCCGCTTCAGCGAGCTGATCTACACCCGTCTGCGCGACGCCGGCCACATCGCCACCCGGGAGATCGAGCAGATGTTCGACCCCGAGCGCGGGCTGTTTCTCGCCGATCGCTTTATCAAGGGCACCTGCCCCAAGTGCCGCAAGGACGGCCAGTACGGCGACAACTGCGAGGCCTGCGGCGCGACCTATACTCCGGCAGACCTGATCGACCCGGTCTCGACGGTGTCCGGCGCCACCCCGGAGGTTCGCAGCTCCACCCACTACTTCTTCAAGCTGCCGGACTTTGCCGACTTCATGCAACGCTGGATCAACGACGACCGCGTCCAGCCGCAGATTCGCAACAAGCTGATGGAGTGGTTCGAGGACGGCTTCAACGAGTGGGACATCTCCCGGGACGCGCCCTACTTCGGCTTCGAGATTCCCGACGCCCCGGGCAAATACTTCTACGTCTGGCTGGACGCGCCCATCGGCTACCTGGCGAGCTTCCAAAACCTCTGCGAGCGCGAGGGGCTCGACTTCGACGACTACTGGCAGCCGGATTCCGACGCCGAGGTGTACCACTTCATCGGCAAGGACATCGTCTACTTCCACGCGCTGTTCTGGCCGGCGATGCTCCACGGCGCCGGCTTTCGCACCCCCACGGCGGTGAACTGCCACGGCTTTGTGACGGTAGACGGCGCCAAGATGTCCAAGTCCCGGGGCACCTTCGTCAAGGCGACCACCTACGCCGAGCACCTGAACCCGGAATACCTGCGCTACTACTTCGCCGCCAAGCTGACCTCGGGCATCGACGACCTGGACCTCAACCTGGACGACTTTGCCGCCCGGGTGAACGCCGACCTCGTGGGCAAGGTGGTCAACATCGCCAGCCGCTGCGCGGGCTTCGTCAAGAAGATCGGCGGCGGCACGCTGTCTTCGCACTGCGCGGAGCCGGCCATGGTGTCGCGCTTCATCGCCGCCGGCGACGACATCGCCGAGCACTACGAGAACCGCGAGTTTGCCCGCGCCATGCGCCGGGTCATGGAGCTTGCCGACGAGGCCAACACCTACATCGCCGAGGCCGAGCCCTGGGTGCTGGCCAAGCAGCACGGCCGCGACCAGGAAGTGCTCGACATCTGCTCGGTGGGGATCAACCTCTTCCGCCAGCTGATGGTCTACCTGGCCCCGGTGGTGCCGGCCATGGCCAATGAGGCCCGGGCGTTTCTCAACCTCGACACCCTCGACTGGGCGAGCCGCCACCAGGTGCTGACCGAGCACGCCATCAACAAATTCAAGCCGTTGATGACGCGCATCGAGCGCTCGAGCATCGACGCCATGCTCGAAGCGTCGAAGGAAGACCTCGCCGCGGAGCAGAAGCTCAAGGAGGCGCCCAAAGGCCCGCTGGTGGACGATCCCATCGCCGAGGAAATCAGCTTTGACGACTTCGCCAGGGTCGATCTGCGCATTGCCCGGATTGCCCGTGCCGACTACGTCAAGGGCGCCGACAGGCTCTTGCAGCTGACCCTGGATATCGGCGGCGAAACCCGCAACGTCTTCTCCGGCATCCGCTCGGCCTACGCCCCGGAGGCGCTCGAGGGCCGGCTGACGATCATGGTCGCCAACCTGGCGCCGCGCAGGATGCGCTTCGGCGTCTCCGAAGGCATGGTGCTGGCGTCCGCCGACGACGCGGGTATCTACCTGCTCTCGCCGGACGACGGCGCCGAGCCCGGCCAGCGCGTTACCTGAGCGGTGGGTTCATGAGTCGCCACGCTTCGCTGATCGAGGCCGTCGATGCGCTGCTGCCGCAGACCCAGTGCGGCAAGTGCGGCTTCGACGGCTGTTTGCCCTACGCCCGGGCCATCGCCGAGGGCGAGCCGGTCAACCGCTGCCCGCCGGGCGGCGAGGCGACCCTTGCCGCGCTGGTTGAGCTGACCGGCCAGCCGTACCGGCCGCTTGCCGAGCCGGCCCAGCCGCCCCTTGCCGCGGTGATCCGCGAAGACGAGTGCATCGGCTGCACCAAGTGCATCGACGCCTGCCCGGTGGACGCCATACTCGGCGCGGCCAAGCGCATGCACACGGTGATTACCGACGAATGCACCGGCTGCGAGCTGTGCGTGGCGCCCTGCCCGGTGGACTGCATCGACATGGTCGCCCACCCCGCCTGGCAGGCCGCCAAAAGCGAAGCGGAGCAAGAGGCCTACCTCGAGCGCCGCGCCGCCCTTGGCCGGGAGCGCCACCGGGCGCGCCAGGCGCGCCTGGAGCGCGACGCCCGGGAGAAGCGTCAGGAACGCCGCCGGCGGCGGCTGCAAAAGCGCCAGGCTCCCGCCGCCGGGGGCCAGGCGTCCCGGGCCGCGGCGCAGCGCCAGAAAAGGCTCGCCGTCCGGGCCGCGGAGCAGGCGCTCAGGCGCGTGGAGCAGCAGCTGGAAAGCGCGCAGCGCCGCCGGGACGCCGAGGCCGAAGCCACCGCCCGGGAGCAGCTTCCCGAAGCCGAACGCCTGCTGGCCGAGGCGCGCCAGGCGCTGGAAAACACAAGCAAGGAAGACAGCACGCCATGAACGCGCACAAGCGCTACGAGATCTTTGCCCGGCTGCGGGCGGAAAACCCGCACCCGCAAACCGAGCTCAACTGGACCACGCCGTTCGAGCTTCTCACCGCGGTGCTGCTTTCCGCCCAGGCCACGGACGTCGGCGTCAACAAGGCTACCGCGCGGCTCTTCCCGGCGGCCAACACGCCGCAAGCGATCCTTGATCTGGGCCTCGACGGCCTGAAGGCGCACATCAGGACCATCGGCCTTTACAACACCAAGGCCGAGAACCTGATGAAAACCTGCCGCTTGCTGGTGGAAAAACACGGCGGCGAGGTGCCCCGCACCCGCAAGGCGCTGGAAGCGCTGCCCGGCGTGGGGCGCAAAACCGCCAACGTCATCCTCAACACCGCCTTTGGCATGCCCACCATCGCCGTGGACACCCATATCTTCCGCGTGGCCAACCGCACCGGCATGGCGCCGGGCAAGAACGTGGTGGAGGTCGAGCAGAAACTGCTGCGCCACGTCCCCGCCGAGTTCAAGCGCGACGCCCACCACTGGCTGATTCTGCACGGCCGCTATACCTGCATCGCGCGCCGGCCCCGCTGCGGCAGCTGTGTCATCGAAGACCTCTGCGACTATTCACACAAGACCGAGCCCCACTAGACCGAGCCCCACTAGACCGAGCCCCACTGGACCGAGCCGCAACGCGCTCGGCCCTCCCGGGAAGAGAACATCAAGCGTCGTCGCTCCGCGCGGCGCGAGATACGGGTTTTCCAAGCACTTCGTCAACGGCTGCTTGGCATTCCTTCGCCCTTTCCACCGGCGCTTTCGTCACCAGGCTGACCCCCACAAACAGCACGCTTGCCACGATAATCCCCCAGATGCCGGCGGGCAGCCCCAGCAGGGAGTTGCCGGCGGCATAAAGCGCCAGCACGAAAAGCGTAGTGCCGATCACGCTGGCAAGAGCGCCGGCGCCGGTGCCGCCTTGCCAGTAAAAAGCGCCGATCATCGCCGGTACCACGGCGACCAGGCCCGAGGAGGCGGCCACGGAGAGCACCGCGATCAAATCCAGCTGCAGCTGCGCAAAGCCCAGCGCCAGCAGCGCGATCAGCGGAACCACGACCTTGCCCATCCGCAGCTGCCGGCGCTCGCTGACGTCCGGCTTGAGATTGGCATACAGATCCCGGGAAAGCATGGAAGACAGCGCCAGCATGATCGAATCGATGGTCGAGACGGCGGCGGCCAGGATGGCGATCAGCACGATCACGCCCAGCCAGGGCGGCACGTAGTCGGAGCCAAGCAGCCTCGGCGCGGCCAGGTCCGCATTCTCGAGCCCGGGAAAGGCAACCAGTGCCGAGAAGCCCCAGAGCACCGAGACAAGCGTATAGATGAAGCCGAAAACCAGAAAGCCCAGCAGCATGCGCCGCATCGCCCCGAGAGAGGCGGGCATGAACAGCCGCTGGCTGACCTGGGGGTTGGAGAGGCTGAAGAAAAACCAGGGAAGGGTCAGCCCCAGAAAGGTGGTCAGGCTGAACAGGCCGCTCCCGGGCACCGTCAGGGCTTGCGGCCGCTCCGTGGCCAGCCTGTCGAAGAGCGTCGGGAATCCGCCAAGCCCCTGAACCACCAGGAAGACCACCAGGGTCGAGGCCAGCATCATCACGATGGCCTGCAGGGAGTCGGTCCACATCACCGAGCGGATTCCCGCGATATAAGCAAACAGGAGGGCGATGGCCGTGGCCAGAAATATGCCGACGTTATAGGAAATGGCGCCGTCCGTGGTGCCCTGCAGAAGATAGCCGACCCCGGTGAGCTGTACCGCGGCGTAGGGGATCAGAAAGATACAGTTCGAGACGGCGATGACCGTCGCCACGTGTCTGTTGGCATAGCGGTAGCCGAGCATCTCGCTGGGCGTGACGAAACCGAAGCGCTTGCCCAGGGCCCAAAGCCGGGGCCCGAAGACCGCCACCAGGGAAACCCCGGCGAAATAGATGATCTCGAAGCCCAGAGCGCCGACCCCGCCGGCGTAGGTGAGCCCCGCCAGGCCGACCATCATGAAGGCGCTGTAGGTGGTAGCGCTGTAGCTGAGCGCGGATACCAGGCCGCTCATCTGCCGATTGCCCAGAAAATACCCCGACATCCGCGTCGCGGGCTTCTTCTGCCGGGACAAAAACCCGACCAGGGTGGCGATAATCAGATAGATCGCTACCGACCACCAGATAAGGGATGCGCTCATCCGTTGCCTCTTGTTATTTTCCCTTGAAGTCCTTGGTCATGACGATGTTGAGTGCGATCACCGCCAGTCCCACGAGGGTCCAGAAGAGAAAGCTTCCGTACCAGGCCTGGACCCGAGTCAATAGAGTATAGGGAATCAGGTAGCTCAACAGCACCAGGCCCCATACTGCCCATATCCATCGGCTTCTCGGCATTCGCGCTCTCCTGTCGTCCGTTTTAATCTGCTGCAAGCGTATCATGATGAGACGCCGTTCATGACGAGGTAGCCATGCCGTCACACCGTCTACCCCTCTGGCTCAAGCTGGCTTTCACCGTCTGGATCGCCATCTGGGCGCCGAGCTATTTCGCCAGGGTGGGCTGGCAAAATTTCCTGTGGCTGTGCGATCTGGCCAGCCTGCTGATCCTCGTCGCGCTGTGGACCGAGAGTCGCCTGCTGATGTCGGCCCAGTGGCTCGCAGTGCTGCTGGTGGGCATACTGTGGAGCCTGGATGTCGGGGGCGCCTTGCTGTTCGGCGTTCACCCCATCGGCGGCACCGAATACATGTTCGATGCCCAGGTGACGCTGTCCTTCCGCCTGCTTTCGCTCTTCCATGTGGTGCTGCCGGTAGTCACCAGCTATGCGGTGTTCAGGCTGGGCTATGACCGACGCGGCCTGTGGCTGCAGACGGCGCTGACCTGGCTGGTACTGCCCCTGAGCCTGTGGCTCACCGATGCGGAGCGTCACATCAACTGGGTGCACGGGCTATTCGGCCAGCACCAGACGCTGCTCGATCCGCTCGTCTATCTCTTGGGCCTGATGCTCGGCTGGCCGATCGTGCTGTATCTGCCCTCACATTTACTGGCCATCGCGCTGCAGCGTCGGCAGGCAAGATGATTCCGCCCCATAGCCGCACTTTCTCGCCCATTCGCGGCGTCGACGCCTGCCCTTTCGATCGCGATCATCGGGGTGGCGCCCGACGCATCCGATCGCCGGCGGTATCGCCCGGGGCGTTCGGAAAGCACCCGAGCGCCTCGACCCCCGGCCCGAGCACCGACTACACTCGGCCTGGACTACCTCTGTGTCTTGTCTAAGGAGAAAAGGCCATGAACCAAGTCTGCGCCATCATCGGTATCGGTCCGGGTAACGGCCTGGCACTGACACGCCGTTTCGCCCGGGAAGGGTATCAGGTCGCCATGCTGTCCCGGGATATCGACAAGCTCAAGGAGTGGGAGCAAGACATTGCCGGCGCCCATGCCTATCAATATGACGCCACCGATGGCGATCAGGCAAGGGAGGTCTTCGCCCGCATTCGCGAGGAGCTCGGCCCCGTCTCGGTGCTGCTCTACAACGCCGGCGCCGGCGTATTCAAGCGTGCCGACGAAACCACCCTGGACGAGTTCGAGGCGACCTGGCGGGTCAACTGCCATGGGCTGCTGGCGGCCACCCAGGCGGTGCTTGCGCAGTTGCGCGAGCATGATCAGGCGAGTCTCGTCGTCACCGGCGCCTCAGCGGCGCTGCGCGGTCGCGCCGGCACGGCGCCCTTCGCCTCGGCCAAGGCGGCCCAGCGCAGCCTGGCGCAGTCCCTGGCCCGTCAGCTCGGCCCCGAGAACATCCACGTTGCCTACGTGGTGATCGACGGCGTGGTCGATCTGCCGCGCACCCGGGAAGCGATGCCGGACAAGCCCGACAGTTTCTTCCTCGATGCGGATGCCATCGCCGACAGTATCTGGTTCCTTACCCGGCAGCAGCGCTCCGCCTGGACCTTCGAACTCGATCTGCGGCCCTTTGGCGAAACCTGGTAAGCCCGGCCCTGGCGGGCAAGAAGCATAGCCCCGGTACGCACCCGGCCGC
This DNA window, taken from Halomonas piscis, encodes the following:
- a CDS encoding RnfABCDGE type electron transport complex subunit B; amino-acid sequence: MSRHASLIEAVDALLPQTQCGKCGFDGCLPYARAIAEGEPVNRCPPGGEATLAALVELTGQPYRPLAEPAQPPLAAVIREDECIGCTKCIDACPVDAILGAAKRMHTVITDECTGCELCVAPCPVDCIDMVAHPAWQAAKSEAEQEAYLERRAALGRERHRARQARLERDAREKRQERRRRRLQKRQAPAAGGQASRAAAQRQKRLAVRAAEQALRRVEQQLESAQRRRDAEAEATAREQLPEAERLLAEARQALENTSKEDSTP
- a CDS encoding recombination-associated protein RdgC; protein product: MWFKNLLLYRLHGAPEIDHATFDQVLDDHAAVALGSADARRLGWTPPAGRAGNGQYVHEAQGHRLLSALRQERLLPAAVVREEVEERVADIEQTEGRRVTRKEKTALKEEITEALLPQAFVRRQKIDLWWDTRRGLLGINAASRARADEILDLLRETLGSLKVTPLTAQTLPIRAMTEWLGDPGSRPADMVLGDQVELKAKGDDGVLRARQVDLDGDDIQQLLESGRQASKLALSIEGRLQFVLTDELALKSLRFGDALIEEADHADDGDDALARLETDFILMAQALAEDAERLLEWLGGEARTGDAV
- a CDS encoding 1-acyl-sn-glycerol-3-phosphate acyltransferase, with the protein product MTDHNASPPAASDPWADIRPYADAEVEDVLRRLAHDNELLNALTQFRLPRLARLAPPLARLLASRAVKREVQGVRDVRAFQQRIAGYMDRMIRQSTDAFDVTGLDRLDPETAYLFIGNHRDISLDPAFVNYALYRAERNTVRIAIGDNLLKKPYVTDLMRLNKSFIVPRSARGKRAMLAAYQNLSEYIRHSITVDNHSIWMAQREGRAKNGIDLTGPAIIKMLTMARRRADKDAGTGEAIKELRIVPVSISYELDPCDVQKAQELFDLDTRGGYDKTEFEDIQSIVAGITGDKGRVQLHFGTPLGADAGTAEEVAAEIDRQVIGGYRLFPTHYLALEALGDAPELVSHRAITARDRERFDKRLATVPEALRPYWLAQYANPVKHKAGRLAL
- a CDS encoding sodium:solute symporter family protein; its protein translation is MSASLIWWSVAIYLIIATLVGFLSRQKKPATRMSGYFLGNRQMSGLVSALSYSATTYSAFMMVGLAGLTYAGGVGALGFEIIYFAGVSLVAVFGPRLWALGKRFGFVTPSEMLGYRYANRHVATVIAVSNCIFLIPYAAVQLTGVGYLLQGTTDGAISYNVGIFLATAIALLFAYIAGIRSVMWTDSLQAIVMMLASTLVVFLVVQGLGGFPTLFDRLATERPQALTVPGSGLFSLTTFLGLTLPWFFFSLSNPQVSQRLFMPASLGAMRRMLLGFLVFGFIYTLVSVLWGFSALVAFPGLENADLAAPRLLGSDYVPPWLGVIVLIAILAAAVSTIDSIMLALSSMLSRDLYANLKPDVSERRQLRMGKVVVPLIALLALGFAQLQLDLIAVLSVAASSGLVAVVPAMIGAFYWQGGTGAGALASVIGTTLFVLALYAAGNSLLGLPAGIWGIIVASVLFVGVSLVTKAPVERAKECQAAVDEVLGKPVSRAARSDDA
- the metG gene encoding methionine--tRNA ligase, yielding MPNTATRKILVTSALPYANGAIHLGHLLEYIQTDIWVRFQKSRGQQCHYVCADDAHGTAIMLRAEQEGISPEALIERVSQEHQEDFARFGVAFDNYYTTHSAENRRFSELIYTRLRDAGHIATREIEQMFDPERGLFLADRFIKGTCPKCRKDGQYGDNCEACGATYTPADLIDPVSTVSGATPEVRSSTHYFFKLPDFADFMQRWINDDRVQPQIRNKLMEWFEDGFNEWDISRDAPYFGFEIPDAPGKYFYVWLDAPIGYLASFQNLCEREGLDFDDYWQPDSDAEVYHFIGKDIVYFHALFWPAMLHGAGFRTPTAVNCHGFVTVDGAKMSKSRGTFVKATTYAEHLNPEYLRYYFAAKLTSGIDDLDLNLDDFAARVNADLVGKVVNIASRCAGFVKKIGGGTLSSHCAEPAMVSRFIAAGDDIAEHYENREFARAMRRVMELADEANTYIAEAEPWVLAKQHGRDQEVLDICSVGINLFRQLMVYLAPVVPAMANEARAFLNLDTLDWASRHQVLTEHAINKFKPLMTRIERSSIDAMLEASKEDLAAEQKLKEAPKGPLVDDPIAEEISFDDFARVDLRIARIARADYVKGADRLLQLTLDIGGETRNVFSGIRSAYAPEALEGRLTIMVANLAPRRMRFGVSEGMVLASADDAGIYLLSPDDGAEPGQRVT
- a CDS encoding SDR family NAD(P)-dependent oxidoreductase; amino-acid sequence: MNQVCAIIGIGPGNGLALTRRFAREGYQVAMLSRDIDKLKEWEQDIAGAHAYQYDATDGDQAREVFARIREELGPVSVLLYNAGAGVFKRADETTLDEFEATWRVNCHGLLAATQAVLAQLREHDQASLVVTGASAALRGRAGTAPFASAKAAQRSLAQSLARQLGPENIHVAYVVIDGVVDLPRTREAMPDKPDSFFLDADAIADSIWFLTRQQRSAWTFELDLRPFGETW
- the nth gene encoding endonuclease III; translation: MNAHKRYEIFARLRAENPHPQTELNWTTPFELLTAVLLSAQATDVGVNKATARLFPAANTPQAILDLGLDGLKAHIRTIGLYNTKAENLMKTCRLLVEKHGGEVPRTRKALEALPGVGRKTANVILNTAFGMPTIAVDTHIFRVANRTGMAPGKNVVEVEQKLLRHVPAEFKRDAHHWLILHGRYTCIARRPRCGSCVIEDLCDYSHKTEPH
- a CDS encoding acyl-CoA thioesterase; amino-acid sequence: MSDLLSRTCLRVRGYHLDGYGHVNNARYLEFMEEGRWAFFDLHPQLIAGLHDNGLGFAVVNLNVDYRAAAVLGDDLDVLTGIVSVGERSAKCHHRLVRRGDGALVARADLTFVLLDLAAGRAAAIEGAVRDTLNALVVPPEAFVAEDE